Proteins co-encoded in one Chrysemys picta bellii isolate R12L10 chromosome 13, ASM1138683v2, whole genome shotgun sequence genomic window:
- the LOC103306584 gene encoding olfactory receptor 11A1-like, whose amino-acid sequence MEKGEGNNQTYVTEFNLLGFGNFSELQILLFLLFLVIYIVTVAGNILIMVLVVTDQHLHTPMYFLLGNLSCLETCYSSTILPRVLVSLLTGDRTISVSGCITQFYFFGVLVASECYLLSVMSYDRYLAICKPLHYIVLMNGRICLQLAAVSWMSGFMATTIVTCLMSQLHFCGPNEIDHFLCDFTPVIKLSCSDTSLITLVTFILSSIDTLPPFLFTLTSYVFIISTILRIPSTAGRRKAFSTCSSHLIVVTVFYGTLMIVYVLPDSETLRELNKVFSLFYTVLTPMVNPLIYSLRNKEVHCALRKLINNCVVRTEIEKGVAPLA is encoded by the coding sequence ATGGAGAAAGGAGAAGGGAATAATCAAACATATGTTACAGAATTCAACCTCCTAGGATTTGGAAATTTCTCTGAActgcaaattcttctcttccttctgTTTCTAGTGATATACATTGTGACTGTAGCTGGGAACATCCTCATCATGGTTCTAGTTGtgactgatcagcaccttcacacccccatgtacttcttacttgggaacttgtcctgcttggagacctgctacagctccaccatcctgcccagggtGCTGGTCAGTCTtctgactggggacagaaccatttctgttagCGGCTGCATCACTCAATTTTATTTCTTTGGTGTGCTTGTGGCAAGTGAATGTTATCTCTTATCCGTGATGTcctatgatcggtatttagcaaTATGCAAACCACTACACTACATAGTTCTTATGAATGGAAGAATCTGCCTGCAGTTAGCAGCTGTCTCCTGGATGAGTGGATTTATGGCAACAACCATAGTAACATGTTTAATGTCACAATTACATTTCTGTGGtcccaatgaaattgaccatttccttTGTGATTTCACCCCAGTGATtaaactctcctgcagtgacaccagCCTGATCACATTGGTGACTTTTATATTATCTTCTATAGacaccctgcccccatttctaTTCACCCTGACATCCTATGTTtttatcatctccaccatcctgagaatcccttccaccgcCGGGAGGAGAAAGGCATTTTCCACCTGTTCCTCTCACCTTATTGTGGTTACAGTTTTCTATGGGACCCTGATGATTGTCTATGTCTTACCAGACAGTGAGACACTGAGAGAACTCAACAAAGTGTTCTCTCTCTTCTACACAGTCTTGACTCCCATGGTcaatcccctcatctacagcctgagaaacaaagaggtccATTGTGCCCTAAGAAAATTAATCAATAACTGTGTGGTACGCACAGAAATTGAGAAAGGAGTCGCTCCTTTAGCTTAA
- the LOC103306583 gene encoding olfactory receptor 2AP1-like, whose amino-acid sequence MAPGKGENQTFITEFILLGFGNLLDLQILLFIPFLLIYIGTMAGNILIAVLVVADEHLHTPMYFFLGNLSCLETCYTSTILPRILASLLTGDRTISVIGCIVQYYFFGCLAASECYLLAVMSYDRYLAICKPLRYTALMNGRICLQLAAVSWMSGFMATTVVTCLMSQLHFCGPNEINHFLCDFTPVIKLSCSDTRLIILVTFILCSIFTLPPFLLTLTSYVFIISTILRIPSTIGRKKAFSTCSSHLIMVTMYYGTLFFVYMLPETDTHRDLNKVFSLFYTVLTPLANPLIYSLRNRDVKETLRKVISKCMMLTENQKK is encoded by the coding sequence ATGGctccaggaaaaggagaaaaTCAAACATTTATCACAGAATTCATTCTCCTGGGATTCGGCAATCTCTTGGATCTGCAAATTCTTCTCTTCATACCATTTCTCTTGATCTACATTGGAACCATGGCCGGGAACATCCTCATTGCTGTGCTAGTTGTGGCTGACGagcaccttcacacccctatgtacttcttcctggggaacttgtcctgcttggagacctgctacacctccaccatcctgcccagaattctggccagtctcctgactggagacagaaccatttctgttataggGTGCATTGTACAATATTATTTCTTTGGTTGCCTTGCAGCTTCAGAATGTTACCTCCTAGCAGTAATGTCCTATGACCGGTATTTAGCAATATGCAAACCACTGCGCTACACTGCTCTTATGAATGGCAGAATCTGCCTTCAGTTAGCAGCTGTCTCCTGGATGAGTGGATTTATGGCAACTACCGTAGTTACATGTTTAATGTCACAGTTACATTTCTGTGGTCCCaatgaaattaaccatttccttTGTGATTTCACCCCAGTGATtaaactctcctgcagtgacaccagACTGATCATATTGGTGACCTTTATACTCTGTTCCATATTCACCCTACCCCCATTTCTATTAACCCTGACATCCTATGTTTTTATCATCTCCACCATCTTGAGAATCCCATCCACCATCGGGAGGAAAAAGGCATTTTCCACTTGCTCCTCTCATCTCATCATGGTGACAATGTACTATGGGACCCTATTCTTTGTCTATATGTTACCAGAAACTGACACACATAGAGACCTCAACAAAGTCTTCTCTCTCTTCTAcacagtcctgactcccctggccaatcccctcatctacagcctgagaaacagagatgTTAAGGAGACTCTGAGAAAAGTCATCAGTAAATGTATGATGCTCACTGAAAATCAGAA